Genomic segment of Bacillota bacterium:
GCAAGCCCCGCCCCGCCCGCGAGGAGGGCTGAGGCACACATGTGGTGCTTTATCGATAGGAGTCACTCAGTTGAAAGAAGCGACTTAATCTGTCATTTTGAGTGGAGAATTGTCATTCTGAACGAAGTGAAGAATCTAAGACCCTTCGCTGACGCTCATGGTGACAATGGAGAGATGCTTCGCCGACGCTCAGCATGACAGGAAAGTGTTTCCCTGGTCGCGTGGATAAGCCTTGAGGCGGTTTGCCGAACATACTCTAAGCAATTGTCGAACACTCTCTCAGAGAAGGAGGTAGCCAAAAACCATGAACCCTCTCCTCGCTGAGCCGGTGACTGTTCTGGTATCCATGCTCAGCCAGTACGCCTATTGCCCGCGTCGATGCGCACTGATGTTCGTCGAACAGACCTATGAGGACAACGAATACACCCTGCGCGGGCAGGCGGTGCACGAGAACGTGGACGAACCCGGCTGGATCCAGCGCGAGGGTCAGCGCATCGAACGCGCCCTGCTGGTGTGGCACGATGAACTGGGTCTGCAGGGCAAGTGTGATGTGGTCATCTTCCGCGAAGACGATACGCCTTATCCAGTGGAGTACAAATCGGGCAGGCGCGGCTACAAACGCGCCGACGACATCCAGCTGTGTGCGCAGGCGATGTGCCTCGAGGCGATGTTCGGTAAACCGGTGCCAGAAGGCGCGATCTACTACCACAGCTCGCGCAAACGGCGCAACGTGACCTTCGACGAACCCCTGCG
This window contains:
- the cas4 gene encoding CRISPR-associated protein Cas4; translation: MNPLLAEPVTVLVSMLSQYAYCPRRCALMFVEQTYEDNEYTLRGQAVHENVDEPGWIQREGQRIERALLVWHDELGLQGKCDVVIFREDDTPYPVEYKSGRRGYKRADDIQLCAQAMCLEAMFGKPVPEGAIYYHSSRKRRNVTFDEPLRQLTLRTIEQVRQLLESMRVPPPVNDHRCPNCSVIGLCLPEAVASLRQHTDDRDLYVLQED